GATCGGGGTCTTTTCCGGCTTCGCGGGCACCGGCGGCGAAATCGGCCAGGATGCGGCGCAGTTTGTCGGGGGCAGCCCCCGGCGTGATCAGACCGTCACAGGTACGCCCTGCCCAGCGCAGTGTTTGCGGGCCGGTAGCGGCAATGTAGATCGGTACCGGTTCTTCGGGCAGCGTCCAGAGCCGGACTTTGTTCATCCGAAAATAACGACCCCGGTAACGGGTCTCTTTGCCGCTGAGCAGCTTCTGAATAATCTCGGTTGCTTCCTGAAGCATCTCGAAGCGCACGAGCGGTTCCGGCCATTCCCCGCCAACCACATTTTCGTTCAGCAATTCACCACTACCCAACCCCAGCCAAAAGCGACCGGGGAACATTGCACCGAGCGTTGCTGCGGCCTGGGCAATGACCGCCGGATGGGTGCGGAATGAGGGGCAGGTAACACCCGGCCCAAACCGATGATTCGTCACCACTCCCAGGGCACCCATCCAGCTATACACGAACGCATTATGGCCCTGAGCCGGCACCCATGGCTGAAAATGATCGGCAGCCATCACACCCCGAAAGCCGTACTGTTCGGCCAACCGACAATGTTCGAGGAGTTCATTGGGATGGAACTGTTCCAGTGCTGCTGATAAACCAATCGTTGCCACGTGATCTACCCTTGTATTGTATTCAGCGAGGTCTGTTGCATAGTATACCACGGTGGGCAGGACTCTTCCGCGATAAGCACTCTCACAAACAACTGGCGTTGGGTGGGTACGGCCTTGCTATGGCGCCGGTACTGCAATCGTGATCAGGCGATGCGTCAATTCCACATTCCCATCAACAATCACCCGATCCCCAATACACGAGACCAGGGTGAGCCGTTCGTCGCCGGTTGGCAGAATGTACTGCACTTGATCGGGGGTTACCCGCTCTTTGCGGGCGACAACGTAGCGAAAAGCGGTGCCGTCGGCGCTGTAGAGCAGGATTTCGCTGCCGATCTGCAATCGATCAATGTTGGCAAACGGGGCAGGAATCTGGGGGGCTTTGCGAAAACGCAAGACATGACCCCACAGCACGATATTTTCGCCCTGGCCCGGTTTGGCGCTGTAGATGTACCAGCCGACATCGTGATCGGGCACGATGGGAACGTTCTGGGCGTCCAGGCCGACCGGTATCAACTCGCGGTTGAGATTAATCTCTGGGATAACCAGGCGCACCGGGGTGCGGTCGCCAACCGGTGGCGGGGTTGGAGTTGCTGATGGCGCAGGTGTGGGTGGTTGGGTTGGGGTGGCTGATGGCGTCGCCGTAGCGGTGGGTGCCTGGGTTGGGGTTGCCGATGGGGTGGGCGAAGGTTGGGGGCTGAGGCTTGACAATTGCTCCGCTGTCGGCGTTATGGATGCTGCCGGCGTAGGTGATGGTACGGTAGCGCTGGCCGTCGTTTCACCGCATGCACTCAAGAGAAGACAACCGGTCAGGACAATCAACAAAACTCGCATCACGATCCACCTCGCTATATTCGGTGCCCTTTTCAGCCTACCACAATTCAGAGTTGGTGCCCACAGGCAATCTTCCCGGCAGGGCGACGGGATCGGTTATACTGAAAAAGATGCCGTTAGCAACACCCGGAGGATCGCAGGAACGAGGCTCACCATGCGCACGTTGACGGTTCATTATCTGGGGCAAATAGCCTATACCGCCGCCTGGGACATTCAGCGTCAACTGGCTGCCGAGCGGTCGCGTGGGCAGATTGGCGATACGCTCCTCTTGCTGGAGCACCCGCCGACGATCACCCTGGGGAACAAAGCCCGACCCGATCATGTGTTGGCGTCACCTGCCGAACTGGCAGCGCGTGGCGTTGCCGTGGTGCAGAGTGATCGGGGTGGCGAGGTGACCTATCATGCGCCGGGTCAACTGGTTGCCTATCCGATCTTCAAACTCTCGCAGCATGGGAGCGATGTGGGCCGCTACGTGCGCGGTTTGGAAGAGAGTGTTATTCGCGTGTTAGCCGGTTATGGTCTGGTGGGTGAGCGGGTTGCCGGATTGACCGGGGTCTGGGTGCGCAACGGTGCGGCGAAGATTTGTGCCATTGGCGTGAAGCTCAGCGCGAGTGGGGTGACAACCCATGGCCTGGCGCTCAACGTCGATCCCGATCTCAGCGGGTTTGATTTGATTGTACCCTGTGGTATCACTGATCGCAGCGTGACCTCGCTGGCGTTTGAACTGGGGCAAGCGCCAGCGCTGGCCGAGGTAGCCGAGCGCCTGATCGCACAGATAGGCGAGGTGTTTGCCCTTGAACCGCGGGTTGAAGCGCTGGCGATGTAAAGGTTTGGGCGGTGTTGCACCAGAGAGGCACTGAGAGCACAGAGGGTAGTAGACTGTTTTGAGCATTCTCTGTGTCCGTCGTGTCTTTGTGGTGATCATAGCATTGCTCAGCGTTCTTCTCTTCCGGGTACCTCCGTCTCCTCTTCAGCGAAGCCGTTTTGAAACAGAAGATACTGGTTTGCGCCCTGGGTAGACTCAGCAATTTGTCGTTCCGCGAGCAGTTGGTCAACAGCAGCTTCTTTTCCCAACAATCGAGCAAGACGCCTGAGATCGAGTGCATTCAGCAAATGTGCCGTAATTGGTCGCTTGGCATCCCAGAAAATCCTGGATGACCAGAATGCTTTGGCCGGTTCGGATGTGACCAGCTCGTAGAGCAGGTTGCAGGCTTCTGCGGAATAACAGGAAAAGAAGTAGCAGGTATCATCAAGCATGACCGGGCGATCTGCATACGGTGGTACCTGTACGAATTCGAGTTTTTTGTAGAGACCTGAGATTGCAACCTTCCATGGAGCGAACGAATACGATCCAACATCAAAGATAGAAAATCGTGGGCGGTTTTTGTATATCTGGCTCTTCCTTTTGTTTAACAGATGGGCGTGAGCAGTCAGGTAATGCCACGCTTTAGGCGCATGGGTCTTAAGATGGTTCGGATCATCATTTGCTGCTCGCTGTGGAACCAGAATCCAGCGTTGTGGTCGGCGTCGGGCTGCCAGGTCAGCGCTCTTCAAGAGTGGGAAAAGTACTTCAGGTTCAATATCAACCTGTGTTCCCAGTCCGTTCACGAGCCTGTCACCTTCAACGTGCAGTTCAAAGACGTTACTGCAATCGTGCTTTATTCCTGACCGCCAGACCTTCAGGCTATTTCCTCCCAGCTCTTGCCAATGCGGAGGTAATGCAGTATCAGCCACCAGTATGCCTTCTCGTAATCCAAAGGTGCTGGCAGGTTGCACTGCATCCAGAGAATGAAACACCTGACACACCTTGTCTGTACCGGTTGGAGTAATCGGTACAAGTAGTAAACAGGCGTCGACCGCAGCACCGAAATGTGTGTGCGCGTCGATAAGATAGAGTGATGCTGTGCCGGAGTGTATTCCGTTGTGCCAGGCGTATTTGAGCACCTTGCGGGCAACGGTTGTCTTGCAGAGCATTGCCAGCAGTCCGGTTTTATCTCTAAACCAGGAAATGATCTCTCTCATTATCCATTCTGAAATGTCGAAGTTACTACTTCCGGTAAGCGCGTCAATGCCACGAAGATGGTCGCGGTTTGACTTTACGGGAAGATTCGTACTGCTAAGCGTGCTTAGTGCTGTGTTTGTGACCCACGGTGGGTTGCCAATCACCAGGAGTGGTTCTGGTAGTGCTGCAACAATATTTGTCCAGTCGGTACGAAAGAAGTCGGCCTGACATATTTCAACAGATGCAGGTGAATGAGGGTTGATGGGTGTGATGGTGTGTCGTGCCTGCGTGATATGTTGTGGATTGATATCAAACCCAAGAATGCGCGTTACACCTGGAAATGTTTCCAATGCTGCTTGAAGGAATGCCCCCGTCCCACAGGTGGGTTCGAGAATGGCAGCAGGCTGAAAGCCAGTTCGCGCAATCAGCGCACAAATATCTC
This genomic window from Chloroflexus aurantiacus J-10-fl contains:
- a CDS encoding sortase; its protein translation is MRVLLIVLTGCLLLSACGETTASATVPSPTPAASITPTAEQLSSLSPQPSPTPSATPTQAPTATATPSATPTQPPTPAPSATPTPPPVGDRTPVRLVIPEINLNRELIPVGLDAQNVPIVPDHDVGWYIYSAKPGQGENIVLWGHVLRFRKAPQIPAPFANIDRLQIGSEILLYSADGTAFRYVVARKERVTPDQVQYILPTGDERLTLVSCIGDRVIVDGNVELTHRLITIAVPAP
- the lipB gene encoding lipoyl(octanoyl) transferase LipB, which translates into the protein MRTLTVHYLGQIAYTAAWDIQRQLAAERSRGQIGDTLLLLEHPPTITLGNKARPDHVLASPAELAARGVAVVQSDRGGEVTYHAPGQLVAYPIFKLSQHGSDVGRYVRGLEESVIRVLAGYGLVGERVAGLTGVWVRNGAAKICAIGVKLSASGVTTHGLALNVDPDLSGFDLIVPCGITDRSVTSLAFELGQAPALAEVAERLIAQIGEVFALEPRVEALAM
- a CDS encoding class I SAM-dependent methyltransferase, coding for MNRQLRNVEFGDFQTPVSLARDICALIARTGFQPAAILEPTCGTGAFLQAALETFPGVTRILGFDINPQHITQARHTITPINPHSPASVEICQADFFRTDWTNIVAALPEPLLVIGNPPWVTNTALSTLSSTNLPVKSNRDHLRGIDALTGSSNFDISEWIMREIISWFRDKTGLLAMLCKTTVARKVLKYAWHNGIHSGTASLYLIDAHTHFGAAVDACLLLVPITPTGTDKVCQVFHSLDAVQPASTFGLREGILVADTALPPHWQELGGNSLKVWRSGIKHDCSNVFELHVEGDRLVNGLGTQVDIEPEVLFPLLKSADLAARRRPQRWILVPQRAANDDPNHLKTHAPKAWHYLTAHAHLLNKRKSQIYKNRPRFSIFDVGSYSFAPWKVAISGLYKKLEFVQVPPYADRPVMLDDTCYFFSCYSAEACNLLYELVTSEPAKAFWSSRIFWDAKRPITAHLLNALDLRRLARLLGKEAAVDQLLAERQIAESTQGANQYLLFQNGFAEEETEVPGREER
- a CDS encoding TIGR03557 family F420-dependent LLM class oxidoreductase gives rise to the protein MATIGLSAALEQFHPNELLEHCRLAEQYGFRGVMAADHFQPWVPAQGHNAFVYSWMGALGVVTNHRFGPGVTCPSFRTHPAVIAQAAATLGAMFPGRFWLGLGSGELLNENVVGGEWPEPLVRFEMLQEATEIIQKLLSGKETRYRGRYFRMNKVRLWTLPEEPVPIYIAATGPQTLRWAGRTCDGLITPGAAPDKLRRILADFAAGAREAGKDPDQMPKLLQLHVSWAPTDEEALQNALTEWPNGGMNFPKQDIRSPEDFAAMARLVRPEDFRGRVLISSDLDQHRAHLQQFIDLGFDEIYVHNVGRNQAEWIKAYGEAVLPKLRPCSTVS